The following are from one region of the Capsicum annuum cultivar UCD-10X-F1 chromosome 1, UCD10Xv1.1, whole genome shotgun sequence genome:
- the LOC107853198 gene encoding mitogen-activated protein kinase kinase kinase 20-like — protein MDKWMKLFVLGAGSYGKVYYAVKFHSSSLFAEVAAIKCSDIRCSSSLELEAEVLTTLKDCPNVVQFFGVSVSMANGIPTYNLFLEYACGGSLHDLITNSKRRMIKMTELEVGFYAYQLLNGVQHVHKKGWIHCDIKPANILVFDNERDGMHQLKLADFGLSLEVGDGMAYVTGRSLSNRGTLLYAPPESLTCGFHSKAYDIWSIGCTVAEMMTGNRVWIDQGTKEYLEWQIMNKDPVIPNNVSAIARDFLRKCLINDPLRRWTSEQLLQHPFIQQALCISMPKTQRVTRFNPLIGCKLPIPEEDFINLLFERV, from the coding sequence atGGATAAGTGGATGAAGCTTTTCGTTCTTGGTGCTGGCTCTTACGGCAAAGTCTATTATGCAGTGAAgttccattcttcttctttatttgctGAAGTTGCTGCTATTAAATGTTCAGATATTCGTTGTTCGTCCTCACTTGAACTAGAAGCAGAAGTGTTGACAACTCTCAAAGATTGTCCCAACGTGGTCCAGTTTTTTGGAGTATCGGTCAGCATGGCTAATGGTATTCCAACTTACAATCTGTTTCTTGAATATGCATGTGGCGGATCACTCCATGATTTGATCACCAACTCGAAGAGAAGAATGATAAAGATGACAGAACTGGAAGTAGGTTTCTATGCATATCAACTCTTGAATGGGGTTCAACACGTTCATAAGAAAGGGTGGATTCATTGCGATATCAAACCCGCTAATATTTTGGTTTTCGATAATGAACGTGATGGGATGCACCAATTGAAATTGGCCGactttggattgtcattggaagTGGGTGATGGGATGGCTTATGTGACTGGACGTTCATTAAGCAATCGTGGGACTCTACTTTATGCGCCTCCAGAATCTTTGACGTGTGGTTTCCATTCCAAAGCTTATGATATATGGTCGATAGGATGCACAGTGGCGGAGATGATGACTGGGAATCGTGTTTGGATTGATCAGGGTACGAAGGAATATTTGGAGTGGCAGATTATGAACAAAGACCCCGTGATTCCGAACAACGTTTCTGCGATTGCTAGAGATTTTCTACGCAAGTGTTTGATAAACGACCCTCTAAGAAGATGGACGTCGGAACAGCTACTCCAACACCCATTTATTCAGCAAGCATTATGTATTTCGATGCCTAAAACTCAAAGAGTAACCAGGTTTAATCCATTAATTGGTTGCAAACTTCCAATTCCAGAGGAGGACTTCATCAATTTACTCTTTGAAAGAGTTTAA